TGGTGTAAGTGGGAGTTTTTATGACGCTTTCGAGACGCCTTGTGGAGATCTTTTGATTGATAGGACCTATTTAGAAATGCTGGCACAAAAATATGGTATCGGTTTTGTACCCGAAGCCCATCAAGAACACAGCACTGAAGTGCAAATGCCTTTTATTCATCACTATTTGCCGGATGCCAGGGTAATTGAGCTGGTCTATGGGGATGTGGATCCAAGAAATGTTGCCATGATATGTGAAGAGGTATTGAGTGATCCTCAAAATGTTGTGGTTATCAGTACAGATTTAAGCCACTACTATCCTCTTTCCAAAGCAAAAGAGCTTGATATGCACTGTTTGCAAGGGGTTGCTGAGCTTGATGTTGCAGAACTCCATAACGGCTGTGAAGCTTGCGGAAAAATCGGAGTAGAAGCAATTGTTTTAGCCGCAAAAGATCTAGGACTAAAACCTAGGATTTTGGATTATAGAACCAGTGCCGATGCAAGTGGAGATACAAGTTCCGTAGTTGGATATATGAGTGCGGCATTTCTTTAATAGATAATTTTACACAGATAAAGGCCATTGGGGGGAGCCAGGGTTGAGGTATATCGTTCTTTGCAGGCAAGCTGATCGATTATCTGCTCAGGTTTGAGCTCTCCTTTGCCAAGTTTTATCAAAGCATCCATGATAAGCCGGATTTGTGCTCGTAAAAATCCGTCTCCTTCAAAATAAAGAACATATAAGTCATCTTTTTCATACAGAGCCGTTTTAAAGATCCTTCGCAAAGAACTTTTTGTATCACTGCCTGTTTTCATGAAATAGGCAAAATCATGCTGTCCCTCAAAAAGGGAAATATTCTTTTTTATTGTCTCTATATCGAGATTGGAAACATAATGTACGTAAGCATTTTCAAATACACTTGGTTTACTTTTTTTCAAAAGATATCGGTAAGCTCTTCGTTTTGCACTGTATCGTGCGTGGAAATCATTTGGTGCCGATACGACTCTTTTGATGTGGATATAGGGGTGCAGTGTGTTATTGAGCCGTGTTTGGAGTCTTTCAAGATCGCTCCAATATGAGGGAAGGTCGAAATGGATCACCTGAGCAGTTGCATGGACGCCCTTGTCGGTCCTTCCGCTTCCGACTATTTTGCTTTCTATTCCTACCCGATGCAAAGCATTATAAAGATGATGCATGACGGTATTTGTCGTATGCTTTTGTATCTGAAATCCGTCGAATCTGCTGCCATCATAAGAGATTACCGCTTTAATGCGCATCAGTACCTACTCATAACTGTTTTGTGAAAAAGATAAATACCGCCGAAAAACCATATTGCCATGATCATTGGCGAAAAGAAAGAGAGGGTTTTACTGAGTAAAAAAGCAAAACCAAAATAGAAAAAGAGCACCAAAAACACTTTTAAAAAAACCCCTCCTTTATGGTATCTTGGATGATGAATGCCAATCATACCGGCATAAGGCATACCAAGGATTGGAAGAAGAGTGATCCAAAGAAAAAAGAGCATATCAAAAGCTCTTTGCTTATTCGAAAATGCTTTCTCCCAGTAATGCATTGGATCGATATATTGAAAATAGTATGATGTTGATGTGTCAAAAAGATCCATTTTTTTAAAAGAGATTTGATCGAGCGATCCTTTTTTATATGTATAGGCATTTCCATTATAAAGAGTCAATTTCAAACCATATTGACTGTTGTCAAAAGTCGCCTTTTGCGATGTAATAAATCGCTCCCGGGAAGTATTGAAATTGTATAAAACTACATTTTTAAAAAAATTGTTTTTGTCTTTCTTTTGGACGTATACAAACCAGCTTCCAAATTTATGACCATATTCACTCGGTTTGAGGTTGATATTGGCTTCTGTTTTTTTGTAGCGGTAGAAACCTTTTTCCAATTGTTTACCTTGGGGTATTAAAATGTAAGCAACGATACTCAGCAGCATACTCAATAATACGGCTAAAAGAGTCAAATAACGCATGATCGTAACCGGAGAGATTCCAAGTGAAAAAAAGGCGATCGTTTCATAATCAAAAGAGAGTTTATGCAACGCTGTGACTGCTGCAATGAAAAATACCACGGGAACAGTAAAAAAGAGAATTTGTGGAGTTATAAAAATATACAGTTTTGCGAGGTCGCCCAAAGAGAGCTGGACAATACTTGTCAATGATACGATTTTGATAAAAAATATAAGGGAGGCGATACTAAAGAGTGGCAAGAAATAGGAAAGAAAAGATTCATACAGATGATTTCCCAGATATCGTAACAGTTTAGGCACTGATGACTCCTAAGATTTCATTGCCAAATAGGTAAGCGATAAATCCTCCAAGAGCTAAAAAAGGGATAAAAGGGAGTTCTCTATCCGCTTTTTGATACCGAAAAGCGAGGGAAAACGGCAAGGCTATGAGTGCTGCTAAGAAAAAAGAGACAAAGCTCAGTTGGACTCCAAGGATCGCTCCAAGAGTGAATCCTACGATTATATCTCCTTCTCCCATTGCTTCTATCATAGGAAACTTCGGATAGTAAGGAGCAAGCCAGGGCGTTTCTTTGAGCTTTTTTCGGATGTGTACATCCTCTTTTTTGCTCACATAATATCCTACAAAAAAGCGAAGCATCGCCAAAATACCAGCTATTATCAGTGCATTGTGTAGATTGTCAAGAAAATGTGCAGAAGCAAACACAGAGAGCATGGCTGCAGTGAGATTGATGCTGTCAGGAACCGCCTTGAATCGCCAGTCAATGAGCGAAAGGGCCAAAAGAAGATCAAAAACAATCGCAATAGCTAAAGCATAAAGAGTAAAACCGCTTTTGAGATAGACTACGGCAAA
This region of Nitratiruptor sp. YY08-10 genomic DNA includes:
- the amrB gene encoding AmmeMemoRadiSam system protein B, which produces MKRMMSVAGAFYPAECGSIESMIAQFNSILDKAIEDQSYFSLRPRAIISPHAGYVYSGFTANVAHRLLQNTDAKRVVVIGPSHRVYFSGVSGSFYDAFETPCGDLLIDRTYLEMLAQKYGIGFVPEAHQEHSTEVQMPFIHHYLPDARVIELVYGDVDPRNVAMICEEVLSDPQNVVVISTDLSHYYPLSKAKELDMHCLQGVAELDVAELHNGCEACGKIGVEAIVLAAKDLGLKPRILDYRTSADASGDTSSVVGYMSAAFL
- the truA gene encoding tRNA pseudouridine(38-40) synthase TruA yields the protein MRIKAVISYDGSRFDGFQIQKHTTNTVMHHLYNALHRVGIESKIVGSGRTDKGVHATAQVIHFDLPSYWSDLERLQTRLNNTLHPYIHIKRVVSAPNDFHARYSAKRRAYRYLLKKSKPSVFENAYVHYVSNLDIETIKKNISLFEGQHDFAYFMKTGSDTKSSLRRIFKTALYEKDDLYVLYFEGDGFLRAQIRLIMDALIKLGKGELKPEQIIDQLACKERYTSTLAPPNGLYLCKIIY
- a CDS encoding LptF/LptG family permease encodes the protein MPKLLRYLGNHLYESFLSYFLPLFSIASLIFFIKIVSLTSIVQLSLGDLAKLYIFITPQILFFTVPVVFFIAAVTALHKLSFDYETIAFFSLGISPVTIMRYLTLLAVLLSMLLSIVAYILIPQGKQLEKGFYRYKKTEANINLKPSEYGHKFGSWFVYVQKKDKNNFFKNVVLYNFNTSRERFITSQKATFDNSQYGLKLTLYNGNAYTYKKGSLDQISFKKMDLFDTSTSYYFQYIDPMHYWEKAFSNKQRAFDMLFFLWITLLPILGMPYAGMIGIHHPRYHKGGVFLKVFLVLFFYFGFAFLLSKTLSFFSPMIMAIWFFGGIYLFHKTVMSRY
- a CDS encoding A24 family peptidase; the encoded protein is MIIELLFATILGLLFGSFLNVIILRIPQGQSIAYPPSHCPACTTQLKWWHNIPLLSWLLLGGKCAYCKSPISLQYPIIELLSATIFAVVYLKSGFTLYALAIAIVFDLLLALSLIDWRFKAVPDSINLTAAMLSVFASAHFLDNLHNALIIAGILAMLRFFVGYYVSKKEDVHIRKKLKETPWLAPYYPKFPMIEAMGEGDIIVGFTLGAILGVQLSFVSFFLAALIALPFSLAFRYQKADRELPFIPFLALGGFIAYLFGNEILGVISA